Proteins co-encoded in one Streptomyces sp. NBC_01283 genomic window:
- the moaA gene encoding GTP 3',8-cyclase MoaA, whose translation MLIDTYGRVATDLRVSLTDKCNLRCTYCMPEEGLQWLSKSELLSDDEIVRLIRIAVTRLGITEVRFTGGEPLLRPGLVGIIERCAQLEPRPRMSLTTNGIGLKRTAAALKAAGLDRVNVSLDTLRPDVFKTLTRRDRHKDVLEGLEAARDAGLTPVKVNTVLMPGLNEDEAPDLLAWAVENDYELRFIEQMPLDAQHGWKRDGMITAGDILTSLRTRFELTEEGSGERGSAPAERWVVDGGPHRVGVIASVTRPFCSACDRTRLTADGQVRTCLFAREETDLRAALRANDEAGTEGSDEEIARIWKLAMWGKKAGSGLDDPKFLQPDRPMSAIGG comes from the coding sequence TACTGCATGCCCGAGGAGGGCCTGCAGTGGCTGTCCAAGTCGGAGCTCCTCAGCGATGACGAGATCGTCCGCCTCATCCGCATCGCCGTGACCCGGCTCGGCATCACCGAGGTCCGCTTCACCGGCGGCGAGCCGCTCCTGCGCCCCGGCCTCGTCGGCATCATCGAGCGCTGCGCCCAGCTGGAGCCGCGCCCCAGGATGTCCCTGACGACGAACGGCATCGGCCTCAAGCGCACCGCCGCCGCCCTCAAGGCCGCGGGCCTGGACCGGGTGAACGTCTCCCTGGACACGCTGCGCCCCGACGTCTTCAAGACCCTCACCCGCCGCGACCGCCACAAGGACGTCCTGGAAGGCCTCGAAGCCGCCCGTGACGCCGGCCTGACCCCGGTCAAGGTCAACACGGTCCTGATGCCGGGCCTGAACGAGGACGAGGCCCCCGACCTGCTCGCCTGGGCCGTGGAGAACGACTACGAACTCCGGTTCATCGAGCAGATGCCGCTGGACGCCCAGCATGGCTGGAAGCGCGACGGAATGATCACCGCCGGTGACATCCTCACCTCGCTGCGTACGCGCTTCGAGCTCACCGAGGAGGGCTCCGGCGAGCGCGGCTCCGCGCCGGCCGAGCGCTGGGTCGTGGACGGCGGCCCGCACCGCGTAGGCGTCATCGCCTCCGTGACCCGCCCCTTCTGCTCGGCCTGCGACCGCACCCGCCTCACTGCCGACGGCCAGGTCCGCACCTGCCTGTTCGCCAGGGAGGAGACCGACCTCCGAGCGGCCCTGCGGGCGAACGACGAGGCCGGCACCGAGGGCTCGGACGAGGAGATCGCCCGCATCTGGAAGCTGGCGATGTGGGGCAAGAAGGCAGGCTCGGGCCTGGACGACCCGAAGTTCCTGCAGCCGGACCGCCCGATGTCAGCGATCGGCGGCTGA
- a CDS encoding DUF3099 domain-containing protein: MRKQSGAQVFRITGARQGLADDVRGRQRRYVISMSIRTLSVIAAAVLWNVERHVALVALVLGILLPYISVVIANAGRENAPSLPSTFVPAPSRPVLAPPPLRTEAAEPVPEAGAGSSPGEPNAPSGHQN, encoded by the coding sequence ATGCGGAAGCAGAGCGGCGCCCAGGTCTTCCGGATCACAGGGGCCCGGCAGGGACTCGCGGACGACGTGCGCGGCCGGCAGCGGCGGTACGTGATCTCGATGTCGATCCGTACTCTTTCGGTCATTGCCGCGGCGGTGCTGTGGAACGTCGAGCGGCATGTCGCCCTCGTCGCACTGGTGCTCGGCATCCTCCTCCCGTACATCTCCGTGGTGATCGCCAACGCGGGCCGGGAGAACGCTCCTTCACTGCCGTCGACCTTCGTACCGGCGCCGTCCCGGCCGGTACTCGCGCCGCCACCCCTGCGCACCGAGGCCGCGGAACCCGTCCCGGAAGCCGGCGCGGGCTCCTCGCCGGGCGAGCCCAACGCTCCGTCAGGCCACCAGAACTGA
- a CDS encoding GlsB/YeaQ/YmgE family stress response membrane protein, translating to MSWLWAIVVGFVLGLIAKAILPGKQHSPLWLTTIFGIIGAIIGNSLASAFGIDDTRGIDWGRHALQLVAALVVVGVGDMAYKMIKGNRQRA from the coding sequence ATGAGCTGGTTGTGGGCCATCGTCGTGGGATTCGTGCTGGGGCTGATCGCCAAGGCGATCCTGCCCGGGAAGCAGCACAGTCCGCTCTGGCTGACCACGATCTTCGGCATCATCGGCGCGATCATCGGCAACTCGCTTGCCTCCGCGTTCGGCATCGATGACACCCGGGGCATCGACTGGGGCCGACACGCCCTGCAGCTCGTGGCGGCCCTCGTCGTCGTGGGCGTCGGAGACATGGCGTACAAGATGATCAAGGGCAACAGGCAACGCGCCTGA
- the tyrS gene encoding tyrosine--tRNA ligase, with protein MTDIVDELKWRGLFALSTDEDALRKALADGPVTFYCGFDPTAASLHVGHLVQVLTVSRLQKAGHRPLALVGGATGQIGDPRPTAERTLNDPETVANWVSRLRGQIEPFLSFEGENAAVMVNNLDWTAGMSAIEFLRDIGKHFRVNKMLTKDSVARRLESQEGISYTEFSYQLLQGMDFLELYRRYGCTLQTGGSDQWGNLTAGIDLIHRLEPDAAVHAVGTPLMVKADGTKFGKSESGAVWLDPEMTTPYAFYQFWLNVDDRDVSTYMRILSFKSREELEEIEKLTEERPQARAAQRALAEELTTLVHGADQCAAVIAASKALFGQGELGDLDEATLSAALSELPRVQVSELGPVVDLLAEVGLVASKSAARRTVKEGGAYVNNAKITAEDAVPSRDELLHGRWLVLRRGKKNLAAVEVTEVTAG; from the coding sequence GTGACGGACATCGTCGACGAGCTGAAGTGGCGGGGTCTCTTCGCCCTGTCCACTGACGAAGATGCACTGCGCAAGGCGCTCGCGGACGGTCCCGTCACGTTCTATTGCGGCTTCGACCCGACCGCGGCCAGCCTGCACGTCGGGCACCTGGTGCAGGTCCTCACCGTCAGCCGGCTCCAGAAGGCCGGGCACCGCCCGCTCGCGCTGGTCGGTGGCGCCACGGGCCAGATCGGTGACCCGCGGCCGACCGCCGAGCGCACCCTGAACGACCCGGAGACGGTCGCGAACTGGGTGTCCCGGCTGCGCGGGCAGATCGAGCCGTTCCTGTCCTTCGAGGGCGAGAACGCCGCGGTCATGGTCAACAACCTGGACTGGACCGCGGGCATGTCCGCGATCGAGTTCCTGCGGGACATCGGCAAGCACTTCCGCGTGAACAAGATGCTGACCAAGGACTCCGTGGCCCGCCGCCTGGAGTCCCAGGAGGGCATCTCGTACACGGAGTTCAGCTACCAGCTCCTCCAGGGCATGGACTTCCTGGAGCTGTACCGCCGCTACGGCTGCACGCTGCAGACCGGCGGCAGCGACCAGTGGGGCAACCTCACTGCGGGCATCGACCTGATCCACCGCCTGGAGCCGGACGCCGCGGTGCACGCCGTCGGCACGCCACTGATGGTCAAGGCGGACGGCACCAAGTTCGGCAAGTCCGAGAGCGGCGCCGTCTGGCTCGACCCGGAGATGACCACGCCGTACGCGTTCTACCAGTTCTGGCTGAACGTGGACGACCGGGACGTCTCGACGTACATGCGCATCCTCAGCTTCAAGTCCCGCGAGGAGCTCGAGGAGATCGAGAAGCTCACCGAGGAGCGTCCGCAGGCCCGTGCGGCCCAGCGTGCGCTCGCCGAGGAGCTGACGACGCTGGTGCACGGCGCCGACCAGTGCGCCGCGGTGATCGCCGCGTCCAAGGCGCTCTTCGGCCAGGGCGAGCTGGGCGACCTCGACGAGGCGACGCTGAGCGCGGCCCTCTCCGAGCTGCCGCGCGTCCAGGTCTCGGAGCTCGGCCCGGTGGTGGACCTCCTCGCGGAGGTCGGCCTGGTGGCGAGCAAGTCCGCGGCCCGGCGCACGGTCAAGGAAGGCGGGGCGTACGTGAACAACGCGAAGATCACCGCCGAGGACGCCGTCCCGTCCCGCGACGAGCTGCTGCACGGACGCTGGCTCGTGCTGCGCCGGGGCAAGAAGAACCTGGCCGCGGTCGAGGTCACTGAGGTCACCGCGGGCTGA
- a CDS encoding metallopeptidase TldD-related protein, with protein sequence MSRNSKPYEIVERALGLSTADGCVVIADEHSTANLRWAGNALTTNGVTRGRTLTVIATVDGKEGTASGVVSRSAVTAAELEPLVRAAEHAARGAGPAEDAQPLVTGGKESADFRDAPAETSSAVFDDFAPALGEAFARARAGGRELYGFANHELVSSYLGTSTGLRLRHDQPNGTLELNAKSPDRTKSAWAGRATRDFQDVDPGELDAELAKRLGWAQRRVDLPAGRYETLLPPTAVADLLIYQLWSASARDAAEGRTVFSRPGGGTRVGDRLAELPLTLRSDPNEPGLESAPFVLAHASGGDSSVFDNGLPLAATDWVRAGELAHLTSTRHSAGLTGLPVAPAIDNLILDGGTDRSLEEMVASTERGLLLTCLWYIREVDPATLLLTGLTRDGVYLVENGEVVGEVNNFRFNESPVDLLSRASEAGRTEKTLPREWGDWFTRAAMPALRIPDFNMSSVSQGV encoded by the coding sequence ATGAGCCGTAACAGCAAGCCGTACGAGATCGTCGAGCGCGCCCTCGGACTGTCCACCGCCGACGGCTGTGTCGTCATCGCCGACGAGCACTCGACCGCGAACCTGCGCTGGGCGGGCAACGCCCTGACCACCAACGGCGTCACCCGCGGCCGCACCCTCACCGTCATCGCGACCGTCGACGGCAAGGAGGGCACCGCCTCGGGCGTCGTCTCGCGCTCGGCCGTGACCGCCGCCGAGCTGGAGCCCCTGGTCCGCGCCGCCGAGCACGCCGCGCGCGGGGCGGGTCCCGCCGAGGACGCGCAGCCGCTGGTCACCGGGGGCAAGGAGTCCGCGGACTTCAGGGACGCGCCCGCCGAGACGTCCTCCGCGGTCTTCGACGACTTCGCTCCCGCACTCGGGGAGGCCTTCGCCAGGGCCCGCGCGGGCGGCCGTGAGCTGTACGGCTTCGCGAACCACGAGCTCGTGTCGAGCTACCTCGGTACGTCGACTGGCCTGCGCCTGCGGCACGACCAGCCCAACGGGACCCTGGAGCTCAACGCCAAGTCCCCCGACCGCACGAAGTCCGCGTGGGCGGGCCGTGCGACCCGGGACTTCCAGGACGTCGACCCGGGGGAGCTCGACGCGGAGCTCGCCAAGCGGCTGGGCTGGGCCCAGCGTCGCGTCGATCTGCCCGCGGGACGGTACGAGACGCTGCTTCCGCCGACCGCCGTGGCCGACCTGCTGATCTACCAGCTGTGGTCGGCGTCGGCCAGGGATGCGGCCGAGGGCCGGACGGTGTTCTCCAGGCCGGGCGGCGGCACCCGCGTCGGCGACCGGCTCGCCGAGCTGCCCCTGACGCTGCGCAGCGACCCGAACGAGCCGGGTCTGGAGTCCGCGCCCTTCGTACTCGCGCACGCCTCGGGCGGCGACTCGTCCGTCTTCGACAACGGGCTTCCGCTGGCCGCCACCGACTGGGTGCGCGCGGGCGAGCTCGCGCATCTGACCAGCACCCGGCACAGCGCGGGCCTGACCGGCCTGCCGGTGGCCCCCGCCATCGACAACCTCATCCTGGACGGCGGCACCGACCGCTCCCTGGAGGAGATGGTGGCGAGCACGGAGCGGGGGCTGCTCCTGACCTGCCTCTGGTACATCCGTGAGGTCGATCCGGCGACCCTGCTGCTCACCGGGCTGACCCGGGACGGCGTCTATCTCGTCGAGAACGGCGAGGTCGTGGGCGAGGTCAACAACTTCCGCTTCAACGAGTCGCCGGTGGACCTGCTGTCGCGGGCATCGGAGGCCGGGCGCACGGAGAAGACGCTGCCCAGGGAGTGGGGCGACTGGTTCACCCGGGCCGCGATGCCCGCCCTCCGGATCCCCGACTTCAACATGAGCTCGGTCAGCCAAGGCGTGTGA